A DNA window from Streptomyces canus contains the following coding sequences:
- a CDS encoding glycoside hydrolase family 31 protein, which produces MNGRDLVRSVKAVGSAGAPQGLRTVRAAWRRRRIDAVGLPARGAERARVPGQMQDVEPGPGGGVVRFSRSELRIVVAVNGAVFWGWDGAGPEPSYALAGRCPEPDPRAVLEPDKDGGWRVVAERATVVVSRHGAVEVRTPGGVTLRRDLPPRWWEPVGGGEARWMQRSEVAADARFFGLGGRASGPRLRDGTYRLWNTDPGRAFGPADDPLYVTMPVQLVVADAATHLVFHDTSWDGTVTLREGEEGAGSGHDRVGMSELRIAGGPLRCWVMVGTPARVLLAWASLTGAPALPPSWALGHHHARWGFGSEQEVRRIVAGYQERALPLDAVHLDIDHYDEHQVFTVDQERFPKLPQLAEELLRDGIRLVSIVNPAVKAAPGNAVHDSGTAEDAFVRDASGRLVEGVVWPGEAVYPDFTHARVRAWWGRLYQERLTAGFAGFWHDMNEPTSFNAFGESTLPRSARHSLEGRGGDHQEAHNVYALCMAQAGYEALRDLVPDERPFLLSRSGWAGMQRYGGTWSGDVATGWPGLRASLSLVMGLGLCGVPYSGPDVGGYDGHPSPELYLRWFQLGAYLPLFRTHASLRAGRREPWEFGAEVLEHARVALVERRRLLPYFMTLAQLARRTGAPYVRPVWWSAPEDRALRDCEDAFLLGDCLLVAPVLDPGSDRRAVQLPRGRWYDTATEQVYEGPGQVLVDAPLSRIPVLARAGSVIPVRGDDGGLELEVWAPARGRSGGGLVVADAGDGWAEPEIERYVARWEGRKVVVQREGEDGVSEPSHPVRLRGLGAR; this is translated from the coding sequence ATGAACGGTCGTGACCTGGTGCGTTCGGTGAAGGCGGTTGGTTCGGCGGGGGCGCCCCAAGGGTTGCGTACCGTGCGCGCCGCATGGCGCAGGAGGCGTATCGACGCCGTCGGGCTGCCGGCGCGGGGGGCCGAGCGGGCGCGGGTGCCGGGACAGATGCAGGACGTGGAGCCGGGTCCCGGTGGGGGTGTCGTCCGGTTCAGCCGCTCCGAGCTGCGGATCGTCGTCGCGGTGAACGGGGCGGTCTTCTGGGGGTGGGACGGGGCCGGGCCGGAGCCGTCGTACGCGCTGGCGGGCCGCTGCCCGGAGCCGGATCCCCGGGCGGTCCTGGAGCCGGACAAGGACGGCGGCTGGCGGGTCGTGGCCGAGCGGGCGACCGTCGTGGTGTCGCGGCACGGAGCGGTCGAGGTGCGTACGCCCGGCGGGGTGACCCTGCGCCGGGATCTGCCGCCCCGCTGGTGGGAGCCGGTGGGCGGCGGCGAGGCGCGCTGGATGCAGCGGTCGGAGGTGGCCGCCGACGCACGGTTCTTCGGGCTGGGGGGACGGGCGTCGGGGCCTCGGTTGCGGGACGGAACCTATCGGCTGTGGAACACCGACCCGGGCCGGGCGTTCGGACCGGCAGACGATCCGCTGTACGTCACGATGCCGGTGCAGCTGGTGGTGGCCGACGCCGCCACCCATCTCGTGTTCCACGACACCTCGTGGGACGGCACCGTGACCCTGCGGGAGGGCGAGGAGGGCGCCGGTTCAGGACACGACCGGGTGGGGATGTCCGAGCTGCGGATAGCCGGCGGTCCGCTGCGCTGCTGGGTGATGGTGGGCACTCCCGCGCGCGTGCTGCTCGCCTGGGCCTCGCTGACCGGTGCGCCCGCGCTGCCGCCGTCCTGGGCGCTCGGCCATCATCACGCCCGCTGGGGCTTCGGCAGTGAGCAGGAGGTGCGGCGGATCGTCGCCGGCTACCAGGAGCGGGCGCTGCCGCTCGACGCCGTCCATCTGGACATCGACCACTACGACGAGCACCAGGTGTTCACAGTCGACCAGGAGCGGTTTCCCAAGCTGCCCCAACTGGCGGAGGAACTGCTGCGGGACGGGATCCGGCTGGTGTCGATCGTCAACCCGGCGGTCAAAGCCGCGCCCGGCAACGCGGTCCATGACAGCGGGACGGCCGAGGACGCCTTCGTGCGGGACGCGTCGGGGCGGCTCGTGGAAGGGGTCGTGTGGCCCGGTGAGGCGGTCTATCCGGACTTCACGCACGCACGCGTGCGTGCCTGGTGGGGTCGCCTCTACCAGGAGAGGCTCACGGCGGGGTTCGCGGGCTTCTGGCACGACATGAACGAGCCCACGTCCTTCAACGCGTTCGGTGAGTCCACCCTGCCGCGGTCGGCCAGGCACTCCCTGGAGGGGCGCGGCGGTGACCACCAGGAGGCGCACAACGTCTACGCGCTGTGCATGGCCCAGGCCGGTTACGAGGCTCTGCGCGACCTGGTGCCGGACGAACGGCCCTTCCTGTTGTCGCGTTCGGGATGGGCCGGCATGCAGCGATACGGGGGCACCTGGTCCGGTGACGTGGCCACCGGCTGGCCGGGCCTGCGGGCTTCGCTGTCGCTCGTGATGGGGCTCGGGCTGTGCGGGGTGCCGTACTCGGGGCCCGACGTGGGCGGCTACGACGGGCACCCCTCGCCCGAGCTGTATCTGCGCTGGTTCCAACTCGGCGCCTACCTGCCGTTGTTCCGTACACACGCGAGTCTGCGGGCAGGGCGCCGGGAGCCGTGGGAGTTCGGAGCCGAGGTGCTGGAGCACGCGCGCGTGGCGCTCGTGGAACGCCGGCGGCTGCTGCCGTACTTCATGACGCTCGCGCAGTTGGCCCGGCGGACCGGTGCGCCTTATGTCCGGCCCGTGTGGTGGTCCGCGCCCGAGGACCGTGCCCTGCGGGACTGCGAGGACGCCTTTCTGCTGGGTGACTGCCTGCTTGTGGCACCGGTGCTCGATCCGGGCAGCGACCGGCGTGCGGTTCAGCTGCCGCGGGGACGCTGGTACGACACGGCTACCGAACAGGTCTACGAAGGGCCGGGACAGGTGCTCGTCGACGCCCCGCTGTCGCGGATCCCGGTACTCGCGCGCGCGGGTTCCGTCATTCCGGTGCGGGGGGACGACGGCGGTCTCGAACTGGAGGTCTGGGCGCCCGCCCGGGGGCGGAGCGGGGGCGGACTGGTCGTTGCGGACGCGGGCGACGGTTGGGCCGAACCGGAGATCGAACGCTACGTCGCCCGCTGGGAGGGCCGGAAGGTGGTCGTTCAGCGGGAGGGCGAGGACGGCGTGAGCGAGCCGTCCCACCCGGTGCGGCTGCGCGGGCTGGGAGCGCGCTGA
- a CDS encoding MFS transporter: MLTIALVDRIGSGLWASVSVLYFIYVSELSLAQVGTLAAAAGAVGIAGAPIGGKLADRFPITRVLLTVQLIRAVASCALLTTDNYALLIAFSSVGGLGDRAASILTKLYATRVAGPDRVRYQAFHRTVANAGWALGGLAAAAALALGSTAAYQWLLAGDALSFVASALLTLRCDEPPSSSRTVTTSKHPAPMTRPTTPWRDRTYLAYVATEAVLFLDDAVFKVGLPLWIAHESSAPNGLAPLLMVLNNVMVVALQVPLARFGTTTAAARNLLLPLSATFALGGIAMALAATGGAVTATALLTAAAAAFTMAEMLHATISWELSVALAPDTAQGTYLGVHGLAQSVQRTFGPLAVTAAIATGPAGWAAFGTVIALTCTIQHQLVRGGASPRPHCQCRRLL; encoded by the coding sequence ATGCTCACCATCGCGCTTGTCGACCGCATCGGCAGCGGACTGTGGGCTTCCGTCTCCGTTCTCTACTTCATCTACGTCTCCGAGCTCTCCCTGGCCCAGGTCGGCACGCTCGCCGCTGCCGCAGGCGCGGTCGGCATCGCAGGGGCACCGATAGGCGGCAAGCTCGCCGACCGATTCCCGATCACCCGGGTCCTGCTGACCGTCCAGCTCATACGTGCCGTGGCCTCCTGCGCACTGCTCACGACCGACAACTACGCCCTGCTCATCGCCTTCTCGTCGGTGGGCGGCCTCGGCGACCGCGCCGCGAGCATCCTCACCAAGCTCTACGCCACCCGAGTCGCCGGCCCGGACCGCGTCCGCTACCAGGCGTTCCACCGAACCGTGGCCAACGCGGGCTGGGCGCTGGGCGGCCTCGCCGCCGCTGCAGCACTGGCGCTCGGCAGCACGGCTGCCTACCAATGGCTCCTTGCCGGAGACGCCTTGTCCTTCGTGGCCTCAGCACTCCTCACCCTGCGCTGCGACGAGCCCCCGTCCTCCTCCCGCACCGTCACCACCTCGAAGCACCCGGCTCCCATGACCAGGCCGACGACCCCCTGGCGGGACCGCACCTATCTCGCCTACGTCGCCACCGAGGCCGTCCTCTTCCTCGACGACGCGGTGTTCAAGGTCGGCCTGCCCCTGTGGATCGCACACGAGAGCAGCGCACCGAACGGACTGGCACCGCTCCTGATGGTCCTCAACAACGTCATGGTCGTGGCACTCCAGGTGCCCCTCGCCCGATTCGGCACCACCACAGCGGCTGCCCGAAACCTCCTCCTCCCGCTCTCCGCCACCTTCGCCCTGGGCGGCATCGCCATGGCACTCGCGGCCACGGGCGGAGCCGTCACCGCCACAGCGCTCCTCACCGCCGCGGCAGCGGCCTTCACCATGGCCGAGATGCTGCACGCCACCATCTCCTGGGAACTCTCCGTCGCCCTCGCCCCCGACACCGCCCAGGGCACCTACCTCGGCGTCCACGGCCTGGCCCAGTCCGTGCAGCGCACCTTCGGACCACTCGCAGTCACCGCGGCCATCGCCACCGGCCCGGCAGGATGGGCCGCCTTCGGCACAGTCATAGCCCTGACCTGCACAATCCAGCACCAGCTGGTCCGGGGGGGCGCCTCACCCAGACCTCATTGTCAGTGTCGCCGGTTACTGTGA
- a CDS encoding NUDIX domain-containing protein, with the protein MSETQHSIPNSGPGSHCSSCGAPYGEGVAGWPRTCPACNTVAYRNPLPVAVALQPVYDTQGTALVVITRTIAPARGGIALPGGYVDDREDWRHALVRELKEETGIDAASRDVRLVDVLSSTDGHLLLFGVLPERPADGLPHHAATDETEGWHLLRRPEELAFPLHTLAVRAWFEGRYV; encoded by the coding sequence GTGTCCGAAACTCAGCACTCCATCCCCAACTCCGGCCCTGGCTCCCACTGTTCGAGCTGCGGAGCGCCCTACGGAGAGGGCGTCGCGGGCTGGCCCCGTACCTGTCCCGCCTGCAACACGGTGGCCTACCGCAACCCCCTGCCGGTCGCCGTCGCGCTCCAGCCCGTGTACGACACACAGGGCACCGCCCTGGTCGTCATCACCCGAACCATCGCCCCCGCGCGCGGAGGCATCGCCCTGCCCGGCGGTTACGTCGACGACCGTGAGGACTGGCGGCACGCCCTGGTCCGCGAACTCAAGGAAGAGACCGGCATCGACGCGGCGAGCCGCGACGTACGGCTCGTCGACGTGCTCAGCTCGACCGACGGGCACCTGCTGCTGTTCGGGGTGTTGCCGGAGCGTCCCGCCGACGGCCTCCCGCACCACGCCGCCACTGACGAGACGGAGGGCTGGCACCTCCTGCGCAGGCCGGAGGAGCTTGCCTTCCCGCTGCACACGCTGGCCGTACGGGCCTGGTTCGAGGGCCGCTACGTCTGA
- a CDS encoding Zn-ribbon domain-containing OB-fold protein, whose amino-acid sequence MVTGWFAGEGDDFTLLGTRCSACASVFFPREDSHCRNPGCDSGDLVEIPLSRRGRVWSYTDSQYRPPSPYVTDPELPWEPHTLIAVELAAERIVVLGQAVPGVTVADLAVGAEVEVVPGVLHEDGETVWTTWHWRPTGVTA is encoded by the coding sequence GTGGTCACCGGGTGGTTCGCCGGTGAGGGAGACGACTTCACGCTTCTCGGGACCCGCTGCTCCGCCTGCGCATCGGTCTTCTTCCCGCGCGAGGACAGCCACTGTCGCAACCCCGGATGCGACAGTGGCGATCTGGTGGAGATTCCCCTGTCGCGGCGCGGTCGCGTCTGGTCGTACACGGACAGCCAGTACCGGCCTCCGTCACCGTATGTGACCGATCCGGAACTTCCCTGGGAGCCGCACACGTTGATCGCCGTGGAGCTGGCCGCTGAACGGATCGTGGTGCTGGGGCAGGCGGTTCCCGGGGTCACCGTCGCCGACCTGGCGGTGGGCGCGGAGGTGGAGGTCGTCCCCGGCGTGCTCCATGAGGACGGCGAGACGGTCTGGACGACATGGCACTGGCGGCCGACGGGGGTGACGGCATGA
- a CDS encoding acetoacetate--CoA ligase, producing MSTENPQPLWQPDPQRIARSQVTTFQAWAAEHHGAPADGGYEALHRWSVDELEHFWEAVTQWFDVRFSTPYARVLGDRSMPGAEWFPGATLNYAEHALRAAATRADEPALLYVDETHEPFPVTWSELRRQVGSLAAELRALGLRPGDRVSGYLPNIPQAVVALLATAAVGAVWTSCAPDFGARSVLDRFQQVEPVVLFTVDGYRYGGKEHDRRETVAELRRELPSLRAVVHIPLLGTEAPEGALEWDALTSADTEPVFEQVPFAHPLWVLYSSGTTGLPKAIVQSQGGILVEHLKQLGLHCDLGPEDRFFWYTSTGWMMWNFLVSGLLTGTTVVLYDGSPGYPDTGAQWRVAERTGATLYGTSAAYVMACRKADVHPGRDFDLSRVQCVATTGSPLPPDGFRWLHDEVRADLWIASVSGGTDVCSCFAGAVPTLPVYIGELQAPSLGTDLQSWDPSGKPLIDEVGELVVTNPMPSMPIRFWNDPDGSRYHDSYFDTYPGVWRHGDWITVTSRGSVVIHGRSDSTLNRQGVRMGSADIYEAVERLPEIKESLVIGIEQPDGGYWMPLFVQLAPEAVLDQALLDRIKATIRENLSPRHIPDEVIEVPGIPHTLTGKRIEVPVKRLLQGTPLEKAVNPGSIDNLELLHFYEDLARKRA from the coding sequence ATGTCGACCGAGAATCCCCAGCCGCTCTGGCAGCCAGATCCGCAGCGCATCGCCCGGTCCCAGGTCACCACGTTCCAGGCATGGGCGGCCGAACACCACGGCGCCCCGGCCGACGGAGGCTACGAGGCCCTCCACCGCTGGTCGGTGGACGAGCTGGAGCATTTCTGGGAAGCAGTCACCCAATGGTTCGACGTACGGTTCTCGACGCCCTACGCGCGCGTGCTGGGCGACCGCTCGATGCCCGGCGCCGAGTGGTTCCCCGGAGCCACCCTCAACTACGCCGAGCACGCCCTGCGCGCGGCCGCGACCCGCGCGGACGAACCCGCCCTCCTGTACGTCGACGAGACCCATGAGCCGTTCCCGGTGACCTGGTCCGAGCTGCGCCGCCAGGTCGGCTCCCTGGCCGCGGAGCTGCGCGCTCTCGGCCTCCGGCCCGGAGATCGCGTCAGTGGCTACCTCCCGAACATCCCGCAGGCCGTCGTCGCCCTGCTCGCCACGGCCGCGGTGGGCGCCGTCTGGACGTCCTGCGCCCCCGACTTCGGCGCCCGCAGCGTCCTGGACCGCTTCCAACAGGTGGAGCCGGTCGTCCTGTTCACCGTCGACGGTTACCGTTACGGCGGCAAGGAGCACGACCGCCGCGAGACGGTCGCCGAACTCCGCCGCGAACTGCCTTCTCTGCGCGCGGTCGTCCACATCCCGCTCCTCGGAACCGAGGCTCCTGAAGGCGCCCTGGAGTGGGATGCCCTCACGAGCGCGGACACGGAGCCGGTATTCGAACAGGTGCCCTTCGCGCACCCCCTGTGGGTGCTCTACTCCTCCGGCACGACAGGCCTGCCGAAGGCGATCGTGCAGTCCCAGGGCGGCATCCTCGTCGAGCACCTCAAGCAGCTCGGCCTGCACTGCGACCTCGGCCCCGAGGACCGCTTCTTCTGGTACACCTCCACGGGCTGGATGATGTGGAACTTCCTCGTCTCCGGCCTCCTCACGGGCACGACCGTCGTCCTGTACGACGGCAGCCCCGGCTACCCCGACACGGGCGCCCAGTGGCGGGTCGCCGAACGCACGGGCGCCACTCTCTACGGCACCTCGGCCGCGTACGTCATGGCCTGCCGAAAGGCCGACGTGCATCCAGGCCGCGACTTCGACCTTTCCAGGGTGCAATGCGTGGCCACCACCGGCTCACCGCTTCCGCCCGACGGCTTCCGCTGGCTGCACGACGAGGTCCGCGCGGACCTGTGGATCGCCTCCGTCAGCGGAGGCACGGACGTGTGCTCGTGCTTCGCGGGCGCCGTACCGACCCTGCCCGTGTACATCGGCGAGCTCCAGGCACCGAGCCTGGGCACCGACCTGCAGTCCTGGGACCCGAGCGGCAAGCCCCTGATCGACGAGGTGGGCGAGCTCGTCGTCACCAATCCCATGCCGTCGATGCCGATCCGCTTCTGGAACGACCCCGACGGAAGCCGCTATCACGACAGCTACTTCGACACCTATCCCGGAGTGTGGCGGCACGGTGACTGGATCACCGTCACCTCGCGCGGCTCGGTCGTCATCCACGGCCGCTCCGACTCGACGCTCAACCGCCAGGGCGTCCGTATGGGTTCGGCCGACATCTACGAGGCCGTGGAGCGACTCCCCGAGATCAAGGAGTCCCTGGTCATCGGTATCGAGCAGCCCGACGGCGGCTACTGGATGCCGCTGTTCGTGCAACTGGCTCCGGAAGCCGTCCTCGACCAGGCACTCCTCGACCGCATCAAGGCGACGATCCGCGAAAACCTGTCACCCCGCCACATCCCCGACGAGGTCATCGAGGTCCCCGGCATCCCGCACACCCTCACCGGGAAGCGCATCGAGGTCCCCGTCAAGCGCCTTCTCCAGGGCACCCCTCTGGAGAAGGCGGTCAACCCGGGCTCCATCGACAACCTCGAACTGCTCCATTTCTACGAGGACCTGGCCCGCAAACGCGCCTGA
- a CDS encoding MIP/aquaporin family protein, producing MSNSDVFLGEVIGTAILILFGAGVVAAVVLNYSKAKDSGWVVIAFGWGFGVLAGAYTAAPLSGGHLNPAVTLGIAVDTGDWDQVPLYIAGQMVGAMLGAVLCWLVYFAQFQANAEEEIAQPTLGIFSTAPAIRNPVANLITEIIATIGLVLPILAFGLTKGLGESGTAVLVVAFLVVGIGLSLGGPTGYAINPARDLGPRIIHALLPIPNKGTSDWSYAWIPVVGPLIGGALSGVIFNAAF from the coding sequence ATGAGCAACTCAGACGTATTCCTCGGCGAAGTCATCGGTACGGCGATTCTGATCCTCTTCGGCGCCGGCGTGGTCGCTGCCGTCGTACTCAACTATTCCAAGGCGAAGGACTCCGGCTGGGTCGTCATCGCGTTCGGCTGGGGCTTCGGCGTGCTCGCCGGGGCGTACACCGCCGCACCGCTGTCCGGCGGGCATCTCAACCCCGCCGTGACCCTCGGGATCGCCGTCGACACCGGGGACTGGGACCAGGTTCCCCTCTACATCGCCGGTCAGATGGTCGGCGCGATGCTCGGGGCGGTTCTGTGCTGGCTGGTCTACTTCGCGCAGTTCCAGGCCAACGCCGAGGAGGAGATCGCCCAGCCGACGCTCGGGATCTTCTCCACCGCGCCCGCGATCCGCAATCCCGTGGCGAACCTGATCACGGAGATCATCGCGACGATCGGTCTGGTCCTGCCGATCCTGGCCTTCGGCCTCACCAAGGGACTCGGCGAGTCCGGCACCGCGGTCCTCGTCGTCGCCTTCCTGGTCGTCGGCATCGGTCTGTCGCTCGGCGGACCCACCGGATACGCCATCAACCCGGCCCGTGACCTGGGCCCGCGCATCATCCACGCCCTGCTGCCGATTCCCAACAAGGGCACCTCGGACTGGAGTTACGCGTGGATCCCGGTGGTGGGACCGCTGATCGGCGGGGCGCTGTCCGGGGTGATCTTCAACGCAGCCTTCTGA
- a CDS encoding aminotransferase class I/II-fold pyridoxal phosphate-dependent enzyme, whose amino-acid sequence MTTQYGISGTTAKGIAASTERAVVEGSLAPGAALPPVRRLADDLGVSPGTVATAYKELRQRGIVVTRGRGGTVVAPAPAVASRRPPKVPDGLRDLAGGHPDPRLLPGLVPPSRLSPGARSHRSTPRLARLEDAVRTWLRPEGVPVEHVTFAHGALDLVGRLLSVELRPGDAVAMEDPGYHHLLDLVTALGLRMVPVAVDDEGVLPEAVSEALRAGARALVCSPRAQNPYGGRFSPERQKALLDVLREHPEVLVVENDHASAVAGAPLRTLTGARLPRWVHVRTVSKFLGTDLRWAAAACDPITLGRHDGRLLLTSGWVSHLLQETVYGLLTDEGTRALVARAQETYALRRNALVRELGDRGIEAHGASGMNVWVPVRDESAVVNGLRSYGWWVAAGARFRLSAGPGVRITAAELEPADAARLASDFAGVLGESEATYGG is encoded by the coding sequence GTGACAACACAATATGGGATCAGCGGGACGACAGCCAAGGGAATTGCGGCGTCCACCGAACGAGCTGTGGTTGAGGGCTCCTTGGCGCCCGGAGCCGCACTGCCTCCGGTGCGGCGCCTCGCGGACGACCTCGGCGTGAGCCCGGGGACGGTCGCCACGGCGTACAAGGAACTGCGGCAGCGCGGGATCGTGGTCACCCGGGGTCGGGGTGGGACCGTGGTGGCACCGGCCCCGGCGGTGGCGTCTCGTCGGCCGCCCAAAGTGCCCGACGGCCTGCGGGACTTGGCGGGTGGCCACCCCGATCCGCGGCTGCTCCCCGGACTGGTGCCCCCCTCCCGGCTGTCCCCCGGAGCTCGTTCGCACCGTTCGACGCCCCGGCTGGCACGACTCGAGGACGCCGTACGCACGTGGCTGCGGCCCGAGGGCGTACCCGTGGAGCACGTGACCTTCGCACACGGGGCGCTGGATCTGGTCGGACGGCTGCTGTCCGTGGAGCTACGGCCCGGTGACGCCGTGGCCATGGAGGATCCCGGGTATCACCACCTGCTGGATCTGGTCACGGCGTTGGGGCTGCGCATGGTCCCCGTCGCCGTCGACGACGAAGGAGTGTTGCCCGAGGCTGTAAGCGAAGCGCTGCGGGCTGGGGCGCGGGCGCTCGTGTGCAGTCCGCGGGCGCAGAATCCGTACGGCGGTCGCTTCTCCCCCGAGCGTCAGAAGGCACTGCTGGACGTGCTCCGGGAGCACCCTGAGGTGCTGGTCGTGGAGAACGATCACGCCTCCGCCGTCGCCGGCGCCCCCCTGCGCACGCTGACCGGCGCAAGGCTGCCGCGCTGGGTGCATGTGCGGACGGTGAGCAAGTTCCTGGGCACGGACCTGAGGTGGGCGGCCGCCGCGTGTGATCCGATCACACTGGGTCGGCACGACGGGCGGCTGTTGCTGACGTCCGGCTGGGTCAGTCATCTGCTCCAGGAGACGGTGTACGGGCTTCTCACCGACGAAGGCACGCGCGCGCTGGTCGCTCGTGCTCAGGAGACCTATGCGCTGCGCCGGAACGCTCTTGTACGGGAGCTCGGCGACCGGGGCATCGAGGCGCACGGGGCGAGCGGGATGAATGTGTGGGTGCCCGTCCGGGACGAGTCGGCCGTGGTGAACGGGCTGCGGTCCTACGGCTGGTGGGTCGCGGCCGGGGCCCGGTTCCGGCTGTCGGCCGGTCCGGGCGTGCGGATCACGGCCGCTGAGCTGGAGCCGGCCGATGCGGCGCGGCTGGCCTCGGACTTCGCCGGCGTGCTCGGTGAGTCCGAGGCCACCTACGGTGGATGA
- a CDS encoding lipid-transfer protein gives MTGEVAVLGAGMHPWGKWGRGFVEYGVTAARAALADAGLEWRDIGSIVGADTVRGGYPGYVAGATFAKALGWQGARVASVYAACASGAQAVAAARAQILAGLADVVLVVGADAAPKGFFRPAGGDRPEDPDWLRFRILGATNPTYFGLYARRRIAVHGDTVEDFAQVKVKNAALGALNPYARYRKPVSAEEVAASAVVADPLRLLDICATSDGGAALVLSSMEFARRRGVAEPVRIRAVSTVTPTYPNTVLDLPDIATDSAAAVEPATGTFRASIARAAYEEAGVGPEDLSLAEVYDLSTALELQWYEDLGLCGEGEGAKLLREGATAPGGRIPVNTSGGLASFGEAVPAQAIAQVCELTWQLRGDAGARQVEHARVGITANQGLFGHGSAVIAMR, from the coding sequence ATGACGGGAGAGGTGGCGGTGCTCGGCGCGGGCATGCACCCATGGGGCAAATGGGGGCGCGGGTTCGTCGAGTACGGCGTGACGGCCGCCCGCGCGGCGCTGGCCGATGCGGGCCTCGAGTGGCGGGACATCGGCTCGATCGTCGGCGCGGACACCGTGCGGGGCGGTTATCCGGGCTATGTGGCAGGGGCGACCTTCGCCAAGGCGCTCGGCTGGCAGGGAGCCCGTGTCGCCAGCGTGTACGCGGCGTGCGCATCAGGGGCACAGGCGGTGGCCGCGGCGCGGGCACAGATCCTCGCGGGACTGGCCGACGTGGTGCTCGTGGTGGGTGCCGATGCCGCACCGAAGGGGTTCTTCCGCCCCGCGGGCGGCGACCGGCCCGAGGATCCGGACTGGCTGCGCTTCCGGATCCTCGGCGCGACCAACCCGACCTACTTCGGGCTGTACGCGCGGCGTCGCATCGCCGTGCACGGGGACACGGTGGAGGACTTCGCTCAGGTCAAAGTGAAGAACGCGGCCCTGGGGGCACTGAATCCGTATGCGCGGTACCGCAAGCCGGTGAGCGCGGAAGAGGTCGCGGCCTCCGCCGTCGTGGCGGATCCGCTGCGGCTGCTCGACATATGCGCCACCTCGGACGGCGGTGCGGCGCTCGTGCTCTCCAGCATGGAGTTCGCGCGGCGGAGGGGTGTGGCGGAGCCCGTGCGGATCAGGGCGGTGTCGACGGTGACGCCGACGTATCCGAACACGGTGCTGGACCTGCCCGACATCGCGACGGATTCCGCCGCCGCGGTCGAGCCCGCCACCGGGACGTTCCGTGCGTCGATCGCGCGCGCGGCCTACGAGGAGGCCGGAGTCGGGCCGGAGGATCTCTCCCTCGCCGAGGTCTACGACCTGTCCACGGCCCTGGAGTTGCAGTGGTACGAGGACCTCGGACTGTGCGGGGAGGGCGAGGGCGCGAAGCTCCTGCGCGAGGGGGCGACGGCGCCGGGCGGACGCATACCCGTCAACACGAGCGGCGGACTCGCCTCCTTCGGCGAGGCGGTCCCGGCCCAGGCGATCGCCCAGGTGTGCGAGCTCACCTGGCAGTTGCGGGGCGACGCGGGTGCCCGGCAGGTCGAGCACGCGCGCGTGGGGATCACCGCCAATCAGGGGCTGTTCGGACACGGGTCGGCGGTGATCGCCATGAGGTGA